A window from Ureaplasma parvum serovar 3 str. ATCC 27815 encodes these proteins:
- a CDS encoding holo-ACP synthase, with translation MKLVHGIDIIEWNREELNNPLFAKRILIDNELEYYFQLNSSREKKRYLASVFACKEAVMKALKLKYGYGDILILKTENQRQVYLNKILIKELELSISYTETYIVASVVGLINNMN, from the coding sequence ATGAAATTAGTTCATGGAATTGATATTATTGAATGAAATCGTGAAGAATTAAATAATCCTTTATTTGCAAAACGGATTTTAATTGATAATGAATTAGAATACTATTTTCAACTTAATTCATCAAGGGAAAAAAAACGCTATCTTGCAAGCGTTTTTGCCTGTAAAGAAGCAGTTATGAAAGCTTTAAAATTAAAATATGGATATGGAGATATTTTAATTCTGAAAACAGAGAATCAACGCCAAGTTTATCTTAATAAAATTTTAATAAAAGAGTTAGAACTTTCAATTTCATACACAGAAACTTATATAGTTGCTTCTGTAGTAGGTTTAATTAATAATATGAACTAA
- a CDS encoding DivIVA domain-containing protein: MVNDNKINEYKNKKFVANKVGYDPESVDVFLDELINELEIFINEHKNAILKIEELNEYKRKFEKEREYTTSLNNFIDLLEKVVDKKSTFDVWEKRPVRK, from the coding sequence ATGGTAAATGATAATAAAATTAATGAGTATAAAAATAAAAAATTTGTTGCTAACAAAGTTGGTTACGATCCTGAAAGTGTAGATGTTTTTTTAGACGAATTAATTAATGAATTAGAAATATTTATAAATGAACATAAAAATGCAATATTAAAAATAGAAGAACTTAATGAATATAAAAGAAAATTCGAAAAAGAACGTGAATACACAACATCACTAAATAATTTTATTGATCTTTTAGAAAAAGTTGTTGATAAAAAAAGCACTTTTGATGTTTGAGAGAAACGTCCGGTAAGGAAATAA
- a CDS encoding ribonuclease HIII gives MAIVSVKLTSNQVDKFLILWRPYLVHNNHNYAKYTFKIDGTLIIIYNTNTCTINTHDINSFLNTFLKREDLTLFNVIKQQVNTKKNNQNVMSQSEIYESAQVIIGSDEVGVGDLFGGIVVCAVSLKKSDFKKINHLKIIDSKKLNDQQMQEIYQQIKNQISYTIVSYNPKEYNELIKEYNNAHILKTILHYKALQSEIHKHAKYSIFSVVDAFSSLKNWNQYLQKVNFQPYEPNLLIPKAESIYTSVALASIIARVMFLKMIAIIEEQFNVKIPLGSSNPLVNDVASNIFQKFGLKILKQVAKEHFSNFQQIIKNK, from the coding sequence ATGGCAATTGTTTCTGTTAAATTAACATCTAATCAAGTTGATAAATTCTTAATTCTATGAAGACCATATTTAGTACATAACAACCATAATTATGCTAAATATACTTTTAAGATCGATGGTACTTTAATCATTATTTACAATACTAACACATGTACTATTAATACTCATGATATAAATTCTTTTTTAAACACATTTTTAAAAAGAGAAGATTTAACACTATTTAATGTTATAAAACAACAAGTAAACACTAAAAAAAATAATCAAAATGTTATGAGCCAATCAGAAATTTATGAAAGTGCCCAAGTAATTATTGGGTCTGATGAGGTTGGAGTTGGCGATTTATTTGGAGGTATAGTTGTTTGCGCAGTGAGTTTAAAAAAAAGTGATTTTAAAAAAATAAATCATTTAAAAATCATAGATTCTAAAAAACTCAATGATCAGCAAATGCAAGAAATATATCAACAAATTAAAAATCAGATTTCATATACAATTGTTTCTTATAATCCTAAAGAATACAATGAATTAATTAAAGAATACAATAATGCACATATTCTTAAAACTATTTTACATTATAAAGCATTACAAAGTGAAATTCACAAACACGCTAAATATTCAATTTTTAGTGTTGTTGATGCTTTTAGTTCATTAAAAAACTGAAATCAATATTTACAAAAAGTCAATTTTCAACCTTATGAACCAAACTTATTAATCCCTAAAGCCGAATCAATTTATACAAGTGTAGCTTTGGCGTCAATAATTGCACGTGTTATGTTTTTAAAAATGATTGCAATTATTGAAGAACAATTTAACGTTAAAATCCCGTTAGGAAGTTCAAATCCTTTAGTTAATGACGTCGCTAGTAATATTTTTCAAAAATTTGGCTTAAAAATTTTAAAACAAGTCGCTAAAGAACACTTTAGTAACTTTCAACAAATTATTAAAAATAAATAA
- a CDS encoding iron ABC transporter permease — protein sequence MKMKFNFFKDKQNILGQNHILELNKKSFIPYHFKPLLITITLLIALLVVIILIFSVTLSNKLGFSELAKVIWQEVVQLIITGVALGVSSYVLQRITRNRFADVSIMGIGTINLILLCALSIPVDFTSANELSILQKKEPWIFMFMSCCLMVLYFFVSRQKENFNYKKLILIGVILTFFLIAIAQSIRGWLNYHANDYVVGHIVGSVQKAPLNSLIIAASFVILGLLWLLFNSYKLNIIATNQQVAKQLGIKINFQIFIALIFVGIMVGASYSISGDFVYVGLLAGNAAMRRRNNSFTYGILNSGIYGMLSTLITYWIGISLIGMSVYHVGAILPLLIGPYFIYKVLRS from the coding sequence ATGAAAATGAAATTTAATTTTTTTAAAGATAAACAAAATATATTAGGACAAAATCACATCTTAGAATTAAATAAAAAAAGTTTTATTCCATATCATTTTAAACCTTTGTTAATAACAATAACTTTATTGATTGCTTTATTAGTTGTCATTATTTTAATTTTTTCTGTTACCTTATCTAATAAGTTAGGCTTTAGTGAATTAGCTAAAGTAATATGACAAGAGGTTGTACAATTAATTATTACTGGAGTTGCTTTAGGTGTAAGTAGTTATGTCTTACAACGCATCACACGAAACCGTTTTGCAGATGTATCAATAATGGGTATTGGGACAATTAATTTAATTTTATTATGTGCTTTAAGTATCCCAGTTGATTTTACAAGTGCAAACGAATTAAGCATCTTACAAAAAAAAGAACCATGAATTTTTATGTTTATGAGTTGTTGTTTAATGGTTTTATATTTCTTTGTTTCACGTCAAAAAGAAAACTTTAATTACAAAAAACTAATTTTAATAGGAGTTATTTTAACATTCTTTTTAATTGCAATTGCACAAAGTATTCGTGGTTGATTAAATTATCACGCTAATGATTATGTTGTTGGCCATATTGTAGGGTCAGTACAAAAAGCACCATTAAATTCATTAATTATTGCAGCAAGCTTTGTTATTTTAGGCTTATTATGATTATTATTTAACTCATACAAACTAAACATTATTGCTACTAACCAACAAGTAGCAAAACAATTAGGAATAAAAATTAATTTTCAAATTTTTATTGCTCTAATCTTTGTTGGTATAATGGTAGGTGCAAGTTATTCAATATCAGGCGATTTTGTTTATGTTGGTCTATTAGCGGGTAATGCAGCAATGCGTCGTCGTAATAATAGTTTCACATACGGAATATTAAATTCAGGGATATATGGAATGTTGTCAACATTAATTACTTATTGAATTGGTATTTCATTGATCGGAATGAGTGTTTATCACGTTGGTGCTATATTACCATTATTAATTGGTCCATATTTCATTTATAAAGTTTTAAGATCATAA
- a CDS encoding iron ABC transporter permease yields MFKNKSLKFKNKLDWKTHFRRLITSLLIILSICVLICYCLFDGKELMNFKNVGEEINEGSAPYIRKFIATPIAIFLSALTLSFSGYSMQVVSRNPLASPTTLGYLPAAILGLAISKLAINQILYLPFIIGIVFASCLIVINFFLVKGNALEASFKPILVGFAIGGIITGINVLLEDLVKDINIKITGFVEPPINFQWQQLCIGGPLIIISSLANLFMAPYYTIIAKDYLLAKSLGIKVNLIFWLTAFFAVVATVSSIILIGVLTLLGMIAPHVARILNPKGNSFKQLLLSFVISLLLLTSSRWLINVYNQFDINLFSAIAALPVFAYIFVSKQYRRNVE; encoded by the coding sequence ATGTTTAAGAATAAATCATTAAAATTTAAAAATAAATTAGATTGAAAAACACATTTTAGAAGACTTATAACATCTTTATTAATTATTTTAAGTATTTGTGTGCTAATTTGTTATTGTCTTTTTGATGGTAAAGAGTTAATGAATTTTAAAAATGTAGGTGAAGAAATAAATGAGGGAAGTGCCCCTTATATTCGTAAATTTATTGCTACTCCAATTGCAATCTTTTTATCTGCATTAACATTATCATTTAGTGGGTACAGTATGCAAGTAGTTTCACGAAACCCACTAGCTTCACCAACTACATTAGGATATTTACCTGCTGCAATTTTAGGTTTAGCAATTAGTAAACTTGCTATTAATCAAATTTTATATCTTCCTTTCATTATTGGTATTGTTTTTGCTTCATGTCTAATTGTAATTAATTTTTTCTTGGTAAAAGGAAATGCTTTAGAAGCAAGTTTTAAACCAATTTTAGTAGGATTTGCAATTGGAGGTATCATTACTGGTATTAATGTATTATTAGAAGACCTTGTAAAAGATATAAACATTAAAATTACAGGTTTCGTTGAACCTCCAATTAATTTTCAATGACAACAATTATGTATAGGTGGTCCATTAATTATTATTTCTAGTTTAGCAAATTTATTTATGGCGCCATATTATACAATCATTGCTAAAGATTATTTATTAGCAAAATCTTTAGGAATTAAAGTTAATTTGATTTTTTGGCTAACAGCTTTTTTTGCAGTTGTCGCAACTGTTTCAAGCATCATTTTAATTGGTGTTTTAACACTATTAGGAATGATAGCGCCTCATGTGGCACGAATATTAAATCCAAAAGGCAATAGTTTTAAACAATTATTATTATCATTTGTAATTTCATTATTACTATTAACATCTTCACGTTGATTAATTAATGTCTATAATCAATTTGATATTAATTTATTCTCAGCTATCGCTGCCTTACCAGTCTTTGCATATATTTTTGTTTCAAAACAATACCGTCGGAATGTGGAATAA
- the mnmA gene encoding tRNA 2-thiouridine(34) synthase MnmA, producing MEVKVKKRVVVGLSGGVDSSVSALLLKQEGYEVIGLFMSNWDTIANFENNHEFNKTHQGCESELDYQDAQAVAQKIGIPLYRVEFIKEYWDNVFEYFLSEYQKNRTPNPDILCNQFIKFDSFLNYAKNELQADYIAMGHYARVKHDRNSSFLLKAIDTNKDQTYFLCNLNQNQLQNVLFPIGHLTKLQVRAIAKKHGLITANKKDSTGICFIGERNFKTFLQNYIPNQPGQIINIVNNQIIGHHIGTMYYTIGQRKGLNLGGMNERMFVCDKDIDKKIIYVAPSSFEKQYLISTQALIENINFIEPYNPQIPIMVRFRHRQDLIIVNDFLPIKNTKNVLINYESARAITPGQYAVFYQNDHCIGGGIVSKTNIGHQKVDFLVYKS from the coding sequence ATGGAAGTTAAAGTAAAAAAACGTGTCGTTGTTGGCTTGTCTGGTGGCGTAGATTCTTCTGTTAGTGCTTTATTATTAAAACAAGAAGGCTATGAAGTGATTGGTTTATTTATGAGTAATTGGGATACAATTGCAAATTTTGAAAATAACCATGAATTTAATAAAACGCATCAGGGTTGTGAGAGTGAATTAGATTACCAAGATGCTCAGGCTGTTGCTCAAAAGATCGGTATTCCATTATATCGTGTTGAATTTATTAAAGAATATTGAGATAACGTTTTTGAATATTTTTTAAGCGAATATCAAAAGAACCGTACACCTAATCCTGATATTTTATGTAATCAATTTATTAAATTTGATTCTTTTTTAAATTATGCTAAAAATGAATTACAAGCTGACTATATTGCAATGGGTCATTATGCAAGAGTTAAGCATGATAGGAATTCATCTTTTTTACTAAAAGCTATTGATACAAATAAGGATCAAACTTATTTTTTGTGTAATTTAAACCAAAATCAACTACAGAATGTGCTATTTCCTATTGGGCATTTAACTAAACTACAGGTGCGCGCTATTGCTAAAAAACACGGTTTGATTACAGCTAATAAGAAAGATTCAACAGGGATTTGTTTTATTGGTGAACGTAATTTTAAAACTTTTTTACAAAATTATATTCCTAACCAACCAGGGCAAATTATAAATATTGTCAATAATCAAATTATTGGTCATCACATAGGAACAATGTATTATACAATTGGACAACGAAAAGGATTGAATCTAGGTGGCATGAATGAGAGAATGTTTGTTTGTGATAAAGATATCGATAAAAAAATAATCTACGTTGCCCCTTCAAGTTTTGAAAAACAATATTTAATTTCAACTCAAGCATTAATTGAAAATATAAATTTTATTGAACCATATAATCCTCAAATTCCAATTATGGTACGCTTTCGTCACCGACAAGATTTAATAATAGTAAACGATTTTTTACCTATTAAAAATACCAAAAATGTACTAATAAATTATGAGTCAGCTAGAGCTATTACTCCTGGGCAATATGCTGTCTTTTACCAAAATGATCATTGCATTGGCGGTGGAATTGTTTCTAAAACTAATATTGGACATCAAAAAGTGGATTTTTTGGTATATAAATCATAG
- a CDS encoding DUF6856 family protein, which produces MKKAILISISSLIGISAIVATSTFLSLSAKTNIYAKLIKSSDLNQSLNYTNLSDANIGIKEMLLGTNKINNGNYVLYIGTQSNLDNLNFVYDNQTNHINSISDLKYNDNLKFNGSLAKSINNVKNYADKGVYEHVPEFYSFIDLMDTNVFKQKQDYENLIKQNKSSTIKEDQNWANNAPTDYSFDVNKKYKDKSGREVYFRNDTQAVKFREILNFLKKYLSKEKLIELSTSQTPGIVLFYSQDNLSKGPQVYASSKIYDKSKNERKESYVSGDNVYNSSRFEFGGDLNAAIYSVYGKK; this is translated from the coding sequence ATGAAAAAAGCAATTTTGATTTCCATTTCTTCATTAATTGGGATTAGTGCGATTGTCGCAACTAGTACTTTTTTGTCATTATCAGCCAAAACAAATATTTATGCAAAATTAATAAAATCAAGCGATCTTAATCAAAGTTTAAATTACACTAATTTATCAGATGCTAATATTGGAATTAAAGAAATGCTTTTAGGTACTAATAAAATTAATAATGGAAATTATGTTTTATATATTGGAACACAATCAAACCTTGATAATTTAAATTTTGTTTATGATAATCAAACTAACCATATTAATTCGATTAGTGATTTAAAATATAATGATAATTTGAAGTTTAATGGATCATTAGCAAAATCAATTAATAATGTCAAAAATTATGCAGATAAAGGTGTTTATGAGCATGTCCCAGAATTCTATAGTTTTATTGATTTAATGGATACTAATGTTTTTAAACAAAAACAAGATTATGAAAATTTAATTAAACAAAATAAATCAAGCACTATTAAAGAAGATCAAAATTGAGCTAACAATGCACCAACAGATTATTCTTTTGATGTTAATAAAAAGTATAAAGATAAAAGTGGAAGAGAAGTTTATTTTCGTAACGACACTCAAGCTGTTAAATTTCGTGAAATTTTAAATTTTTTAAAAAAATATTTATCAAAAGAAAAACTAATTGAATTAAGTACATCACAAACTCCTGGAATTGTTTTGTTTTATTCTCAAGACAATCTTAGCAAGGGTCCACAAGTTTATGCTAGTTCAAAAATATATGACAAATCAAAAAATGAACGTAAAGAATCATATGTTTCTGGGGACAACGTCTATAATTCATCACGTTTTGAATTTGGTGGAGATTTAAACGCTGCTATTTATAGTGTCTATGGTAAAAAATAA
- a CDS encoding transposase, whose product MDKKNIFTILEKLVKKYKYLHKPILDDYISTFTRTFLEYILTIEMKYHLNYERFERYLSSNSKNYRNGFSKKQLYMNDLKVSINIPRDRNGAFESKIISKYQVDISHFEYRLLSLGINNLQLNEYEKILEDIYNIYNDKMVDKLCNEIALKIFDYLENKKQELNNIDVDQIFIDGFNLSSNKWLTIVITKDLEKRLTILGFWVINNLEDKWWNDIIIKISKYHPQVINYKVIFKDNDELLMSLKNHTSNNFERARFVFINKSILNQKN is encoded by the coding sequence ATGGACAAAAAGAATATTTTTACAATTCTAGAGAAGTTAGTTAAAAAATACAAGTATTTGCACAAACCAATTCTAGATGACTATATTAGTACTTTTACAAGAACCTTTTTAGAATATATATTGACAATCGAAATGAAATATCATTTAAATTATGAACGTTTTGAACGTTATTTAAGTAGTAATTCTAAAAACTATCGTAATGGTTTTTCTAAAAAACAACTGTATATGAACGATTTAAAAGTTTCAATTAATATTCCACGTGATCGTAATGGAGCTTTTGAATCAAAAATTATTTCAAAATACCAAGTTGATATTTCACATTTTGAATATCGCTTATTATCGTTGGGAATCAATAATTTACAATTAAATGAATATGAAAAAATATTAGAAGATATTTATAATATTTATAATGACAAAATGGTTGATAAACTATGTAATGAAATTGCTTTAAAAATTTTTGATTATTTAGAGAATAAAAAACAAGAACTAAATAATATAGATGTTGATCAAATTTTTATCGATGGTTTTAATTTATCATCAAATAAATGATTAACAATCGTAATTACTAAAGATTTAGAAAAGCGTTTAACAATTTTAGGTTTTTGAGTTATTAATAATTTAGAAGACAAATGATGAAATGATATTATTATAAAAATTTCAAAATATCATCCACAAGTAATTAATTATAAAGTTATTTTTAAAGATAATGATGAACTGTTAATGTCTTTAAAAAATCATACTTCTAATAATTTTGAGCGTGCTCGTTTTGTTTTTATTAATAAATCTATCTTAAACCAAAAAAACTAG
- the plsY gene encoding glycerol-3-phosphate 1-O-acyltransferase PlsY produces the protein MDQVYNIVMAYILTLIISPLYSYLIGSLNASIILSLVFKKQDVRLFASKNAGMTNMIRVHGKKLGILTLFLDIIKPITTVSLTYIIYKYALDAPFDLSNGFNQAILVYFGGIFTIIGHCYPIFFKFQGGKGVACYGGFLITVDPIVALIGIITLLVILLITKYMSLSAMITATFTCFLVLVPGINYIPYYNQNFTTYFFDLNYVIKGIWYVWFFLLVSASLLIYRHKTNILSIATKQERKTILFHTKSKDNLSDVNK, from the coding sequence ATGGATCAAGTATATAACATTGTCATGGCTTATATTCTTACATTAATCATATCTCCTTTATATTCGTATTTAATTGGTAGTTTAAATGCAAGCATCATTTTATCCTTAGTTTTTAAAAAACAAGATGTTCGTCTTTTTGCTTCTAAAAATGCAGGCATGACTAATATGATACGTGTTCACGGAAAAAAATTAGGTATATTAACGCTTTTTTTAGATATTATTAAACCAATCACCACAGTTAGTTTAACTTACATTATTTACAAATATGCTTTAGACGCTCCATTTGATTTAAGTAATGGTTTTAATCAAGCCATTTTAGTTTATTTTGGTGGTATTTTCACCATTATTGGTCATTGTTACCCAATCTTCTTTAAATTTCAAGGCGGGAAGGGAGTTGCATGTTATGGCGGTTTTTTAATTACAGTTGATCCAATAGTAGCGCTAATTGGAATCATTACACTATTGGTCATTTTACTAATTACTAAATATATGTCTTTATCTGCTATGATTACTGCAACTTTCACTTGTTTTTTAGTATTAGTTCCAGGAATTAATTACATACCATACTATAATCAAAATTTCACTACGTATTTTTTTGATTTAAATTATGTTATAAAAGGAATCTGATATGTTTGGTTTTTCTTATTAGTTAGTGCAAGTTTATTAATATATCGACACAAAACAAATATTTTAAGCATCGCTACAAAACAAGAAAGAAAAACAATTTTATTTCACACTAAGTCAAAAGATAATCTTAGTGATGTTAATAAATAA
- a CDS encoding DUF1600 domain-containing protein, protein MINNKKFINKTFDNTNQIRLQNNLKTYAPKFLNLIIINNIFVLIMIISLCIFFSDPHFLYRNDVISNQYRQFIFTYQQTAIAIVLYVLAWYIMVNFFFFGYLLEYVKLNKFETFNFALASILFNPYAYVIIVKNWTSWSFYWQRSFYHVLSENNKIEFNIKNSKTIFALVFLIIAIPFIIFSSIDYVPKNPGRLIIFNKNSLGEKVIYTNNVWFHNMHYFTSQGNWMCIGIAFLYFINPKARCTKNNRVLLIVLSYILIISSIWLCVLFPMFSRQSTWVWFNNMVGFYNHLITPISFTIFAYYCIIKNKYAIHIKYFYAWKGFMFYVVIYAMYALFLPLLANVTVYGAITNIWPSANGNPIFVTMLFALIGYQILVFSINWTILKFINKYKNNKILIG, encoded by the coding sequence TTGATTAATAATAAGAAATTTATTAATAAAACATTTGATAATACTAACCAAATACGATTGCAAAATAATTTAAAAACTTATGCTCCTAAATTTTTAAATTTAATTATTATTAATAATATTTTTGTATTAATTATGATTATTAGTTTGTGTATTTTCTTTTCTGATCCACATTTTTTATATCGAAACGATGTCATTTCGAACCAATATCGCCAATTTATATTTACATATCAGCAAACAGCAATCGCAATTGTTTTATATGTTTTAGCATGATATATAATGGTGAATTTTTTCTTCTTTGGCTATTTATTAGAATATGTAAAATTAAATAAATTTGAAACATTTAATTTTGCATTAGCGTCAATTTTATTTAATCCTTATGCTTATGTTATTATTGTTAAAAATTGAACATCATGATCTTTTTACTGACAACGTAGTTTTTATCATGTATTAAGTGAAAATAATAAAATTGAATTTAATATCAAAAATTCAAAAACAATTTTCGCTTTAGTTTTTTTAATTATTGCTATTCCTTTTATAATTTTTTCATCGATTGATTATGTCCCGAAGAATCCAGGGCGTTTGATTATTTTTAACAAAAATAGTTTAGGCGAAAAGGTTATTTACACAAACAATGTCTGATTTCATAATATGCATTATTTTACTTCTCAAGGGAATTGAATGTGTATTGGAATTGCATTCTTATATTTTATTAATCCAAAAGCACGTTGTACAAAAAACAATCGTGTTTTATTAATTGTTTTGTCTTACATTTTAATTATTAGTTCAATTTGATTATGTGTTTTGTTTCCAATGTTTTCACGGCAATCAACTTGAGTTTGATTTAATAATATGGTGGGTTTTTATAATCATTTAATTACTCCAATATCTTTTACAATTTTTGCTTATTATTGTATTATCAAAAATAAATATGCAATTCACATAAAGTATTTTTATGCATGAAAAGGATTTATGTTTTATGTAGTAATTTATGCAATGTATGCGCTATTTTTACCTCTTTTAGCAAATGTTACTGTTTATGGAGCAATTACGAATATTTGACCAAGCGCAAATGGTAATCCTATTTTTGTAACAATGTTATTCGCACTAATCGGTTATCAAATTCTTGTTTTTAGCATAAATTGAACCATATTAAAATTCATTAACAAATACAAAAATAATAAAATCTTAATTGGCTAA
- the grpE gene encoding nucleotide exchange factor GrpE has product MSKNNENIKHQNNDKVNNQVDKKETKNHNKQEFKYKELYEHELKKNKELQNINTLLKDKNQQLEEQISQLNQDFIKQLETKAKQAQQILEQKVNELEARHEAKVNDAVFKIFKFKMEPLLDAINHFTKIVNQNYDDPKIQAFIEGFKMFSQNMIDGLDNLKITKISPQVNDSLNDEIMEVFEVVENTNKPSMHVVEVISDGFKYNDKVIKFAVVKVAK; this is encoded by the coding sequence ATGAGCAAAAATAATGAAAACATCAAACACCAAAATAATGACAAAGTTAACAACCAAGTTGATAAAAAAGAAACTAAAAATCATAATAAGCAAGAATTTAAATATAAAGAATTATATGAACATGAATTAAAGAAAAATAAAGAATTACAAAATATCAATACACTTTTAAAAGATAAAAATCAACAGTTAGAAGAGCAAATTAGTCAATTAAATCAAGATTTTATCAAACAATTAGAAACAAAAGCAAAACAAGCACAACAAATTCTAGAACAAAAAGTTAATGAACTAGAAGCACGCCATGAAGCCAAAGTAAATGATGCTGTCTTTAAAATTTTCAAATTTAAAATGGAACCTTTATTAGATGCAATTAATCATTTTACGAAAATTGTAAATCAAAACTATGATGATCCTAAAATCCAAGCTTTCATTGAGGGGTTTAAAATGTTTTCTCAAAACATGATTGATGGTTTAGATAATCTAAAAATTACAAAAATATCTCCACAGGTTAATGATAGTTTAAATGACGAAATAATGGAAGTTTTTGAAGTTGTTGAAAACACAAACAAACCATCAATGCATGTAGTTGAAGTTATTAGTGATGGTTTTAAATATAATGATAAAGTTATTAAATTTGCAGTTGTAAAAGTTGCTAAATAA
- the dnaJ gene encoding molecular chaperone DnaJ, with translation MAKRDYYEILGVSKSATPEEIKAAFRKLAKEHHPDRNKSADDTLFKEINEAYEVLSDSKKRAQYDQFGHDGPQGFSSASGFSGFSGGFGGVDFDINDIFGSFFNNASSSHNSSNQYETYDIHLRLHLDFMEAVNGISKNINYDRKITCHKCQGTGAKDPKDVKICTKCHGRGTSIENVHSLFGTIQQEVECHECEGTGKVASSKCEQCYGKKVINERVNLTVEIPAGTREGEKLLVSKKGNIVNNQEFDLYLHISVKPSKYFALDGLDIYSETYIDPIKAIVGGIIEVVTINGIKTIEIPSNTPEGKKFRISGSGIVNKKSNIFGKKNGDFYTTIRYAKPVELSKDEIAYLKNISTRTNQNVEYYKNKVLKEISK, from the coding sequence ATGGCAAAACGTGATTATTATGAAATTTTAGGTGTTAGTAAATCAGCAACTCCTGAAGAGATTAAAGCGGCATTTCGTAAATTAGCAAAAGAACACCATCCTGATCGTAATAAATCTGCTGATGATACTCTTTTTAAAGAAATTAATGAAGCATATGAGGTTTTATCTGATTCTAAAAAACGTGCACAATACGACCAATTTGGCCATGATGGTCCACAAGGTTTTAGCAGTGCTAGTGGGTTTTCTGGGTTTAGTGGAGGATTTGGTGGTGTTGATTTTGATATTAATGACATTTTTGGCAGTTTTTTTAATAATGCTTCTAGTTCACATAATTCATCAAACCAATATGAAACATATGATATTCACTTACGTTTACATTTAGATTTTATGGAAGCTGTTAATGGTATTTCTAAAAATATTAATTATGATCGTAAAATTACGTGTCATAAATGTCAAGGAACAGGTGCAAAAGATCCTAAAGATGTCAAAATTTGCACTAAATGTCACGGTAGAGGAACTAGCATTGAAAATGTTCATTCCTTATTTGGAACAATTCAACAAGAAGTTGAATGTCATGAGTGTGAAGGAACAGGTAAAGTTGCTAGTAGCAAATGTGAACAATGTTATGGTAAAAAAGTTATCAATGAACGTGTTAATTTAACTGTTGAAATCCCAGCAGGTACACGAGAAGGTGAAAAATTATTAGTAAGCAAAAAAGGTAATATTGTCAATAATCAAGAATTTGATCTTTATTTACACATTAGTGTTAAACCATCAAAGTATTTTGCATTAGATGGTTTAGATATTTATTCAGAAACTTACATTGATCCCATCAAAGCAATTGTTGGAGGAATAATTGAAGTAGTAACAATTAATGGTATTAAAACCATTGAAATTCCTTCAAATACTCCTGAAGGTAAAAAATTTAGAATTAGTGGATCAGGAATCGTTAATAAAAAATCAAATATTTTTGGTAAAAAGAATGGAGATTTTTATACTACAATTCGTTATGCAAAGCCAGTTGAATTATCCAAAGATGAAATTGCTTATTTAAAAAATATTTCTACTCGTACAAACCAAAATGTTGAGTATTATAAAAATAAAGTATTAAAGGAGATTAGTAAATAA